In Oscillatoria acuminata PCC 6304, a single window of DNA contains:
- a CDS encoding peptidylprolyl isomerase produces the protein METEKFITIDDETISLRQALGYLRTSGDLQQFIMKILRQHVIEQELQSQADLEIDGSLLEQAIINFRLQNQLVQSDRFDQWLQSQSLTYTTFRNQFAAGLKIEEIKTKVTAEQLEDYFQKNQQAFEQVVLSRIVVETFDKAIELKAQIEQTGASFEALAKEHSLAGEKAYNGMMGAILVSQLPPAIRDAISTAQPGDIVGPMELEGRYSLLRLEQRIPATLEGQLKRQLQEQLFEQWWQSKLQNKNVKLQVE, from the coding sequence ATGGAAACGGAAAAATTTATCACCATTGATGACGAAACTATTTCACTGCGGCAAGCCCTGGGTTATCTGAGGACCAGTGGCGACTTGCAACAGTTTATTATGAAGATTTTGCGGCAGCACGTCATCGAACAAGAGTTGCAAAGTCAAGCTGATTTGGAAATTGATGGTTCCCTTTTAGAACAGGCAATCATAAATTTTCGCCTCCAAAATCAACTGGTGCAATCGGACCGTTTTGACCAATGGCTACAAAGTCAAAGCCTAACTTATACGACATTTCGCAATCAGTTCGCCGCTGGGTTGAAAATTGAGGAAATCAAAACCAAAGTCACCGCTGAACAACTGGAAGACTATTTTCAGAAAAATCAGCAAGCCTTTGAGCAGGTTGTTCTCTCCCGAATTGTGGTAGAAACCTTCGACAAAGCAATAGAACTGAAAGCTCAAATCGAACAAACTGGGGCGAGTTTTGAAGCCTTAGCCAAAGAGCATTCTCTCGCAGGTGAAAAAGCCTATAATGGCATGATGGGAGCGATTCTGGTCAGTCAACTTCCCCCGGCAATTCGCGATGCGATTTCCACGGCTCAACCGGGAGATATTGTAGGTCCGATGGAATTGGAAGGTCGTTACAGCTTATTGCGCCTAGAACAACGGATTCCGGCTACTCTAGAGGGACAACTGAAACGCCAGCTTCAAGAGCAATTGTTCGAGCAGTGGTGGCAAAGCAAACTCCAAAATAAAAACGTTAAGTTGCAGGTTGAATAA
- a CDS encoding ABC transporter ATP-binding protein, whose protein sequence is MARSKLQKLASYMRPHWKNALVGVVALFIVNAVGVYIPLLIRNAVDELEVTFSFDRILYFVGIILFLASVMWVIRVVSRMFLFGVGRQVEFDLKQGIFQHVLTLEPAYFALNPPGDLINRATSDVDNIRRLLGFAVLSLVNTIFAYGLTLPVMLAINVRLSLLAVAVYPFMLMIVQLFSARLRTQQLEVQEQLSGLSDLIQEDMSGISLIKIYAQEENERLAFRQLNQQYLRANLKLAQTRSFLFPVLGGLASLSLLVLLTFGAGAIANNEITVGDFIALLLYVERLVFPTALLGFTITAYQQGEVSIDRIESIFQAKPKIQDTPEAIALTEPAQGHLRANHLTYSYPEAQIPALNALSFEITPGETVAIVGPIGSGKSTLANAIPRLLDIGSGQLYLDGEDITNLKLETLRGNIAYVPQESFLFSTSIRNNIRYGKPLAEDPEIIETAKQAQIHPEILNFPQQYETMVGERGITLSGGQRQRMALARALLMDAPLLILDDALSSVDNQTATDILQNLSSGTQRKTVLFISHQMSAAASADRIFVMDRGAIVQVGTHTQLVEQPGLYQQLWNQQKLEALLH, encoded by the coding sequence ATGGCTCGCTCAAAACTTCAAAAACTGGCCTCTTATATGCGTCCCCACTGGAAGAATGCTTTAGTGGGGGTTGTGGCCCTATTTATCGTCAATGCTGTGGGAGTGTACATTCCCCTGCTGATTCGCAATGCAGTGGATGAACTCGAAGTCACGTTTAGCTTCGATCGCATTCTGTACTTTGTGGGAATCATCCTCTTCCTCGCCTCTGTGATGTGGGTAATTCGCGTCGTCTCCCGGATGTTTCTGTTTGGGGTGGGACGTCAGGTAGAGTTTGACCTCAAACAAGGCATTTTTCAGCACGTCCTCACCCTGGAACCGGCTTATTTTGCACTGAACCCGCCGGGAGATTTGATTAATCGCGCCACCTCCGATGTGGACAATATCCGGCGTCTGCTGGGATTTGCGGTATTGAGTCTGGTGAATACGATTTTTGCTTATGGACTGACCCTGCCAGTGATGTTGGCGATTAATGTCAGGTTGAGCCTGTTGGCTGTGGCGGTCTATCCGTTTATGCTGATGATTGTGCAGTTATTTAGCGCCCGCCTCCGCACTCAGCAGTTGGAAGTCCAAGAGCAACTCTCGGGACTCAGTGACTTGATTCAAGAGGATATGAGCGGGATTTCTTTGATTAAAATCTACGCGCAGGAAGAAAACGAACGCCTTGCGTTCCGGCAACTCAATCAACAATATTTACGAGCCAATCTCAAACTAGCCCAAACCCGAAGTTTTCTGTTTCCCGTTTTGGGGGGATTAGCGAGTTTAAGTTTACTGGTATTACTGACCTTTGGTGCCGGGGCGATCGCCAACAATGAAATTACTGTGGGGGATTTCATCGCCCTGTTATTGTATGTCGAACGGCTGGTGTTTCCCACCGCCCTCCTGGGATTTACCATTACGGCGTATCAACAGGGAGAAGTGAGTATAGATCGCATCGAGTCTATTTTTCAGGCGAAACCGAAAATCCAAGATACACCGGAGGCGATCGCGCTAACAGAACCCGCTCAAGGTCATTTGAGGGCCAATCACCTCACCTACAGCTATCCCGAGGCGCAAATCCCCGCCCTGAATGCTCTGAGTTTTGAGATTACCCCGGGTGAGACAGTCGCGATCGTCGGTCCCATTGGTTCTGGGAAATCCACCCTCGCCAATGCCATCCCCCGCTTACTGGATATTGGTTCTGGACAACTCTATCTCGATGGCGAAGATATCACCAACCTCAAATTAGAAACCCTGCGGGGGAATATCGCGTACGTTCCCCAGGAAAGCTTTTTGTTCAGCACATCCATTCGGAACAACATCCGCTACGGGAAACCGCTTGCTGAGGACCCAGAAATCATCGAAACCGCCAAACAAGCCCAAATTCACCCGGAAATTCTCAATTTTCCGCAACAGTACGAAACGATGGTGGGGGAACGGGGGATTACCCTTTCTGGAGGACAGCGCCAGCGCATGGCCCTAGCTAGAGCGCTGCTGATGGATGCGCCCTTGCTGATTTTAGATGATGCCCTCTCTAGTGTGGATAATCAAACGGCAACGGATATTCTCCAAAATCTGTCCTCGGGGACGCAGCGCAAAACGGTGCTATTTATCTCGCACCAAATGTCTGCTGCTGCCTCTGCCGATCGCATTTTTGTCATGGATCGCGGGGCGATCGTCCAAGTCGGCACTCACACTCAATTAGTTGAACAACCGGGTTTGTATCAGCAACTCTGGAATCAGCAAAAGCTAGAGGCACTCTTGCACTAA
- a CDS encoding DUF1648 domain-containing protein, which translates to MNRNKNTESLLKAIVRSPLELALEIAALAGILCTFLAIVQSWGHLPETIPIHFGITGQPDNWGSKPILWLLPSMGTCIYLVLTLSPLLPQLLDSPFPIPEDQGDRLLGLVRELFGWMKVQIIWLFFLINWQMIQVGLGQASAIGTLLIFTGVIFLGGTIAFYFQEAEQNLY; encoded by the coding sequence ATGAATAGAAACAAAAACACGGAAAGTCTGTTAAAAGCAATCGTGCGATCGCCCTTGGAACTGGCTTTAGAAATTGCTGCTTTAGCCGGGATTCTCTGTACTTTTCTAGCGATTGTCCAATCCTGGGGACACCTTCCGGAGACTATCCCCATCCATTTTGGGATCACGGGACAACCGGATAACTGGGGTTCCAAACCGATTCTCTGGCTATTACCCAGCATGGGAACTTGTATTTACCTCGTTTTAACCCTTTCCCCGTTATTGCCGCAACTGTTAGATAGTCCGTTCCCCATACCCGAGGACCAAGGGGACCGACTGTTAGGACTGGTGCGTGAACTGTTTGGATGGATGAAGGTGCAAATTATCTGGCTATTTTTCTTGATTAACTGGCAGATGATTCAAGTCGGATTGGGACAAGCGAGTGCGATCGGGACCCTTTTAATTTTTACCGGGGTGATATTTTTAGGCGGAACGATCGCCTTTTATTTCCAAGAAGCGGAACAAAACCTATATTAA
- a CDS encoding pentapeptide repeat-containing protein yields the protein MNINHWLTLYEQGIRDFSGLDLRGAQLVGVTLIGVNLTGAYLEGVNFARSFLTKSNLTRAALNRSNLNFAKLSDARLTEANLTKADLQGSFLVKAQLNQAKLSGANLSGANLGGADLQEANLCGANLQGVNLRGANLTGANLTWANLSGARLSGANLHRVQLTGVNLSGAFLNGVDLTGVDLDGVNLSEAKLSGANLAGANLRFTNFTDAQLRGVNFTGANLTGADLSSASLNQARLNSTNLTRTDFTDADLRDANFSGATYDSAEFRSFNDVEGAMQQYGAAIASNIAAFSPQMTLGTLY from the coding sequence ATGAATATTAATCATTGGCTGACCCTTTACGAACAGGGAATTAGAGACTTTTCGGGTTTAGACTTGCGTGGAGCGCAATTGGTGGGGGTGACCCTGATCGGGGTTAACCTCACCGGGGCCTATCTCGAAGGCGTGAATTTCGCTCGCTCGTTTTTGACTAAATCCAATCTAACTCGTGCTGCCCTCAATCGATCTAATCTTAATTTTGCCAAACTCAGTGACGCCCGCTTAACTGAGGCGAATCTGACGAAAGCGGATCTTCAGGGTTCCTTTCTGGTCAAGGCCCAGTTGAATCAGGCCAAATTGAGTGGGGCCAATCTCAGCGGTGCTAATCTCGGAGGGGCAGATTTGCAAGAGGCCAATTTATGTGGGGCCAATCTCCAAGGGGTTAACCTGCGCGGTGCCAACCTGACTGGGGCAAATTTGACATGGGCCAATCTGAGTGGTGCGCGGTTGAGCGGTGCCAACCTGCACCGGGTGCAATTAACGGGGGTAAATCTCAGTGGTGCTTTTTTGAATGGGGTAGATTTGACTGGGGTGGATTTGGATGGGGTAAATTTGAGTGAGGCCAAGCTCAGTGGTGCTAATCTCGCTGGGGCGAATCTGAGGTTTACAAATTTTACTGATGCCCAGTTGCGCGGGGTGAATTTCACCGGCGCGAATTTAACCGGGGCGGATTTAAGTTCAGCGTCATTAAATCAAGCTCGGTTAAATTCTACAAATTTGACCCGGACGGATTTTACGGATGCGGATCTGCGGGATGCTAACTTTTCGGGCGCGACTTACGATAGTGCAGAATTTCGCAGTTTTAATGATGTAGAAGGGGCGATGCAGCAGTATGGTGCGGCGATCGCCTCCAACATTGCCGCTTTTTCACCGCAGATGACTCTAGGCACTCTCTATTAA
- a CDS encoding YdcF family protein, whose amino-acid sequence MFLVITQLLLWVVVALLIWYVLLQLIPREYLTWLGGAILLSIIVLAFFFPTEQGVATLWYILSFPLRPLGLSLVLLCTATRRPKQRLHLVCAALTVLVLCSVPWLAQNYQYWLIRSNFPIASVCPAQGNPSLVPVVGRPEGIVLLSSGISQPSLPYQPELVEANMSDLIVTTVRQYQLQQQVGHSPRVIVAARPQPFPWQGVSAPWYSVNSTDILEADIIRSLLIAQGVSPTHIFVLNNVENVRESAAAVGELIPPLANRNPRVIVVASVLHLPRASLAFQRLDLDVIPRSPSLYPEICALDQARPSIYDIIPNATSLALTSRVVEEFYTLMYYFLRGWVEPCARCLSN is encoded by the coding sequence ATGTTTCTAGTCATAACCCAGCTTCTCCTGTGGGTCGTTGTCGCCCTCCTGATCTGGTATGTCCTCCTCCAGCTTATTCCTCGGGAATACCTAACCTGGCTCGGGGGCGCAATCCTATTAAGTATTATTGTCTTAGCATTCTTCTTTCCCACGGAACAAGGGGTTGCCACTTTGTGGTACATTCTCTCGTTTCCCCTGCGACCCCTAGGATTGAGCCTCGTCCTCTTATGCACCGCCACTCGGAGACCGAAACAGCGATTACATTTGGTTTGTGCCGCCCTCACTGTCTTGGTGCTCTGTAGCGTGCCTTGGCTGGCTCAAAACTATCAATATTGGCTGATTCGCTCTAATTTCCCGATTGCCTCAGTTTGTCCAGCCCAGGGAAACCCCAGTCTCGTCCCCGTTGTCGGTCGTCCTGAAGGCATCGTCCTCTTATCCTCGGGCATTTCTCAGCCTTCTTTGCCCTATCAGCCGGAATTGGTAGAAGCAAATATGAGCGACCTGATCGTCACCACCGTTCGTCAGTACCAACTCCAGCAACAGGTGGGTCACTCCCCGAGGGTAATTGTCGCCGCTCGACCCCAACCCTTTCCCTGGCAAGGGGTGAGCGCCCCTTGGTATTCGGTCAACTCCACAGATATCCTCGAAGCGGACATCATTAGAAGCCTGTTAATCGCCCAAGGCGTCTCTCCTACTCATATTTTTGTTTTAAATAATGTGGAAAATGTTCGGGAAAGTGCCGCAGCCGTTGGAGAACTCATCCCTCCACTGGCTAACCGCAACCCTCGGGTGATCGTCGTCGCCTCAGTTTTGCACTTACCCAGGGCCAGCCTAGCCTTTCAACGCCTGGATCTGGACGTCATCCCGCGATCGCCCAGTTTGTACCCAGAAATTTGTGCCTTAGACCAAGCTCGCCCAAGCATTTATGACATCATCCCCAATGCCACCAGCTTGGCCCTCACCAGCCGCGTGGTGGAGGAATTCTACACCTTGATGTACTATTTCCTACGCGGTTGGGTCGAACCTTGTGCTCGCTGCTTGTCTAACTGA
- a CDS encoding AMP-binding protein, which yields MNIAEILHKQVEETPETPAILEMRRGANGRVSFADLELRARRGATLLRQKGVQKGDTILLMLPLSTDFYIALIAIFRLGAVALILDPDSQSDELDRACTLCRPKAVITTTKNLIWRFFSRAFRRISLKFTVGFSLPTLISWQRAQTLEPDPRITEIEPEKTAVIVSTVGLYDQLKFIQLTHEHLILQQKSLSEILLTHPGEIDITLQPLLGLINIGLGLTNLLPKFQAKPPLNRQAKPIIDAINKYQPTRIAASPTLLENLIEALIKKRELLTPAYKIFIWGTPVLPSLLNQVNQIAPQAEIIAIYGETAAIASLSRREIEASDVSQMQTGKGLLVGKPAPDIQLRIIPNQWGAPVAPYQNQAEFEATCRPPAEPGEIVLQGDRFITRTLHELGDEPMNFRVGEQQWHRTGDAGYLDSQGRLWLLGPCQDCIQDKFGVIHPLTVECAVDYNREVQRVAFFSYRYQRTLVVEMADKSGDRTSSQRSLSSVLESLQWANVEALRVVEKIPMDKRYPRRVDRVALERILDEQD from the coding sequence ATGAATATTGCCGAAATTCTACACAAACAAGTTGAAGAAACCCCAGAGACTCCAGCAATCCTGGAGATGCGACGCGGTGCAAACGGCAGGGTGAGTTTTGCCGACTTGGAGTTAAGGGCGCGTCGGGGAGCGACCCTGTTGCGACAAAAAGGGGTGCAGAAGGGAGATACCATCTTGCTCATGCTGCCGCTGTCAACAGATTTTTACATCGCGCTGATTGCCATTTTTAGACTCGGTGCAGTCGCCTTAATCCTCGACCCCGATTCCCAGTCTGATGAACTCGATCGCGCCTGTACCTTGTGCCGTCCCAAAGCCGTCATTACCACCACAAAAAATCTAATTTGGCGGTTTTTCTCCCGGGCATTTCGCAGAATTTCGCTTAAATTTACCGTCGGATTTTCCCTCCCCACCCTCATTTCTTGGCAAAGAGCGCAAACCCTAGAACCAGACCCTAGAATTACCGAAATTGAACCAGAAAAGACAGCCGTAATCGTCTCTACAGTCGGATTATATGACCAATTAAAGTTTATTCAATTGACTCATGAGCATTTAATTTTACAGCAAAAATCCCTCTCGGAAATTCTCCTTACCCATCCGGGAGAAATAGATATTACCCTCCAACCGCTTCTAGGATTAATTAATATAGGCTTAGGGCTGACCAACTTATTGCCAAAATTTCAAGCAAAACCCCCTTTAAATCGTCAGGCAAAACCGATTATTGATGCCATTAACAAATATCAACCCACTCGGATTGCGGCTTCTCCTACCTTACTCGAAAACCTCATTGAGGCGTTGATAAAAAAAAGAGAATTATTAACGCCGGCGTATAAAATATTTATTTGGGGAACGCCAGTTTTGCCCAGTCTCCTCAATCAAGTGAATCAAATTGCACCCCAAGCAGAAATTATTGCAATTTATGGAGAAACCGCCGCGATCGCCAGCCTCTCTCGCCGAGAAATCGAAGCCAGCGACGTCAGTCAAATGCAGACGGGAAAAGGCTTACTCGTCGGCAAACCCGCCCCAGATATCCAGTTAAGAATTATCCCCAACCAATGGGGCGCACCCGTCGCACCCTATCAAAATCAAGCGGAATTTGAAGCCACCTGCCGCCCTCCCGCAGAACCTGGAGAAATCGTGCTGCAAGGCGATCGCTTCATCACCCGAACCTTACACGAACTCGGGGATGAACCCATGAACTTTCGAGTCGGGGAACAACAATGGCATCGCACCGGAGATGCGGGATATTTAGACTCCCAGGGACGATTGTGGTTACTCGGACCCTGCCAAGATTGCATTCAGGATAAATTCGGCGTAATTCATCCTTTAACTGTAGAATGCGCCGTGGATTACAATCGCGAAGTCCAACGGGTGGCCTTTTTTTCCTATCGCTATCAGCGGACCTTAGTGGTAGAAATGGCTGATAAAAGTGGCGATCGCACCTCATCCCAACGCAGTTTATCCTCGGTCCTAGAATCTCTACAATGGGCCAATGTAGAAGCCTTGCGCGTCGTCGAAAAAATCCCAATGGATAAACGCTACCCCCGCCGAGTCGATCGCGTGGCATTGGAACGGATACTGGATGAACAGGACTAA
- the murJ gene encoding murein biosynthesis integral membrane protein MurJ, translating into MSDLKKPARSLAGIAGLVAIATLISKVFGLVRQQAIAAAFGVGPAFDAYNYAYVIPGFLLILLGGINGPFHSAIVSVLAKRKPEEAAPLVETITTLIGGLLLIVSGVLVLFAEPLMGLVAPGLNISAAEAAAQGLSTPEFETLQLTHAIAIQQFRIMAPLAVLAGLIGIGFGTLNAADHYWIPSISPLFSSVALIGALALFMLQAGKDIGLPEYAMTGGMVLAWGTLVGAILQWVVQVVTQWRSGLGTLRLRFEFNRPGVKEVMKVMGPATLSSGMLQINVYTDLFFASYIPQAAAALGYAGLLVQTPLGIVSNMLLVPLLPVFSRLADPNDWPQLKQRIRQGLMLTGLTMLPLGAFTIALSVAIVRVIYERGAFDQAASAFVAPMLMAYGIGMFVYLGRDVLVRVFYALGDGETPFRVSIVNIFLNAVLDFFMVRAFGAPGLVLATVGVNIISMLALLILLDRKLNGLPLAEWSKPIALLTGASAVAGVVGWVILQGCDRFFEGTGLLIYLVELGLSSLGGFLVFAAIVTQIELPEVDIFMQRIRQRFGR; encoded by the coding sequence GTGTCTGACCTAAAAAAACCCGCTCGTTCTCTAGCTGGAATTGCCGGTCTTGTGGCGATCGCCACTTTGATCAGTAAAGTCTTTGGTTTAGTGCGCCAACAAGCGATCGCCGCTGCATTTGGAGTCGGTCCCGCCTTTGATGCCTATAACTATGCTTATGTGATCCCCGGTTTTTTGCTGATTTTACTCGGGGGCATCAATGGACCCTTCCATAGCGCGATCGTCAGCGTCCTCGCGAAACGCAAACCCGAAGAAGCAGCCCCCCTCGTCGAAACCATCACTACCCTGATTGGCGGATTGCTGCTGATTGTCTCCGGGGTTTTGGTTCTGTTTGCCGAACCTCTCATGGGTTTAGTCGCCCCAGGTTTGAACATTTCCGCAGCAGAAGCAGCAGCCCAGGGTCTTTCTACCCCAGAATTTGAAACCCTGCAACTGACCCATGCGATCGCCATCCAACAATTCCGAATCATGGCCCCCCTCGCTGTCCTCGCCGGATTGATTGGCATTGGATTTGGGACCCTCAATGCCGCTGACCATTATTGGATTCCCTCCATCAGTCCCCTGTTTTCCAGTGTGGCGCTTATCGGTGCATTAGCCCTCTTCATGCTGCAAGCAGGCAAAGATATTGGCCTTCCCGAATATGCCATGACAGGTGGGATGGTGTTAGCTTGGGGAACCCTCGTCGGGGCAATTCTCCAGTGGGTGGTGCAAGTGGTAACCCAATGGCGCAGCGGCTTAGGGACCTTGCGTTTGCGGTTTGAGTTTAATCGTCCCGGGGTCAAGGAGGTGATGAAGGTCATGGGACCCGCCACCTTATCCTCGGGAATGCTCCAAATTAATGTCTATACAGACTTGTTTTTCGCGTCTTACATTCCGCAAGCGGCGGCGGCTTTGGGTTATGCCGGACTGCTGGTGCAGACGCCCTTGGGGATTGTTTCTAATATGCTGTTAGTGCCGCTATTGCCGGTGTTTTCCCGATTAGCTGACCCCAATGATTGGCCGCAATTGAAACAGCGGATTCGCCAGGGGTTGATGCTGACGGGGCTAACAATGTTACCTCTGGGAGCATTTACCATTGCTTTGTCGGTGGCGATCGTGCGAGTCATTTATGAACGCGGGGCCTTTGACCAAGCCGCCTCAGCATTTGTGGCCCCGATGCTGATGGCTTATGGGATTGGGATGTTTGTCTATTTGGGACGGGATGTGCTGGTCCGGGTGTTTTATGCCTTGGGAGATGGGGAAACCCCGTTTCGGGTCAGTATTGTGAATATTTTTCTGAATGCGGTCCTGGACTTCTTTATGGTGAGAGCATTTGGGGCACCGGGTTTGGTCCTGGCAACGGTCGGGGTGAATATTATTTCCATGCTGGCGCTGTTGATTTTACTCGATCGCAAGCTGAATGGATTGCCCTTAGCGGAGTGGAGTAAACCGATCGCCTTGTTAACCGGGGCAAGTGCGGTAGCAGGTGTGGTCGGTTGGGTGATTCTCCAAGGCTGCGATCGCTTCTTTGAAGGCACGGGATTATTGATTTATCTCGTGGAATTGGGTCTGTCTAGTTTGGGTGGATTCCTGGTATTTGCGGCGATCGTCACGCAAATCGAATTACCCGAAGTAGATATATTTATGCAGCGCATCCGTCAACGCTTTGGGCGATAA
- the pap gene encoding polyphosphate:AMP phosphotransferase — translation MLDNLDLKLSLDKKTYHEQIEALMQQIRELQQACWEKKLPSIFVLEGWTAAGKGSLVKKMVGYMDPRGFQVHPIWPPSEEARQYHFLWRFWQKLPARGSIGIFYHSWYIRMLEDRLFGRLTDAEVPTVIRQINAFERQMVDDGVAIAKFWIHISEKELKRRLKKSAADPLTAWRVRPEDWQQAKKYDTYSALAEDMVIQTSTGPAPWTLVEGDNLRWARVKVLAKMATTLTEALDRLHYQLPVPVLPPQEQLQPTEPDFLSQIDLRVSLDRQDYKKQLRKEQVELTKLQLEIHAQEIPVLVLFEGWDAAGKGGAIKRLTDVLDPRSYAVNAFAAPSSEELAHHYLWRFWRRLPPPATIGIFDRSWYGRVLVERIEGFATSPEWRRAYREINEFEEQLTSAGYAVVKFWLHISPEEQLNRFNERSNNRFKEHKLTDEDWRNREQWPLYNVAVNQMIQRTSTPSAPWTVIPGNDKYYARVKVIQTVIQAIETEIKRRK, via the coding sequence ATGTTAGATAATCTTGATCTCAAACTTTCCCTAGATAAGAAGACGTATCACGAACAGATCGAAGCCTTGATGCAGCAGATTCGGGAGCTACAACAAGCCTGTTGGGAAAAAAAACTCCCCTCCATCTTCGTATTAGAAGGTTGGACGGCTGCCGGGAAAGGGTCTCTGGTCAAAAAAATGGTGGGTTATATGGACCCCCGGGGATTTCAAGTCCATCCCATCTGGCCCCCCAGTGAAGAAGCGCGACAATATCATTTTCTGTGGCGGTTTTGGCAGAAACTGCCGGCGCGGGGCAGTATCGGAATTTTCTATCACAGTTGGTACATTCGGATGTTAGAAGACCGATTATTTGGACGGTTGACCGATGCCGAAGTCCCCACTGTGATTCGACAAATCAATGCTTTTGAGCGGCAGATGGTGGATGATGGAGTGGCGATCGCCAAATTCTGGATTCACATCAGCGAAAAAGAACTGAAGCGACGGCTAAAAAAATCCGCAGCAGACCCCCTCACCGCTTGGCGAGTCCGTCCCGAAGACTGGCAACAAGCCAAAAAATACGATACCTACAGCGCTTTAGCCGAAGACATGGTGATTCAAACCAGTACCGGACCCGCACCCTGGACCCTCGTGGAAGGCGACAATCTCCGGTGGGCGCGGGTGAAAGTGCTGGCAAAAATGGCAACCACCCTCACCGAAGCCCTCGATCGCCTCCACTATCAGCTACCCGTGCCGGTTTTACCCCCTCAAGAACAACTCCAACCCACGGAACCGGATTTTCTCTCCCAAATCGATCTGAGAGTGAGCTTAGATAGACAGGACTATAAAAAACAACTCCGCAAAGAACAAGTAGAACTCACAAAACTGCAACTGGAGATTCACGCACAAGAAATCCCCGTCCTGGTTTTATTTGAAGGATGGGACGCGGCTGGCAAAGGGGGAGCCATCAAACGCTTGACCGATGTTCTCGACCCCCGCAGTTATGCCGTGAATGCCTTTGCTGCCCCCAGCAGCGAAGAATTAGCCCATCATTACCTGTGGCGGTTCTGGCGACGATTACCGCCCCCTGCAACCATTGGCATTTTCGATCGCAGTTGGTATGGTCGAGTTTTAGTCGAACGCATCGAAGGATTCGCCACCTCACCGGAATGGCGTCGAGCGTATCGAGAGATCAATGAATTTGAAGAACAACTCACCAGTGCCGGTTATGCGGTAGTCAAATTCTGGCTTCATATTAGCCCAGAAGAACAACTCAACCGCTTCAACGAACGCAGCAACAATCGGTTTAAGGAACATAAGCTCACCGATGAAGACTGGCGCAATCGCGAGCAGTGGCCCCTCTATAATGTGGCGGTGAATCAGATGATTCAGCGGACCAGTACCCCCTCAGCACCTTGGACAGTGATCCCGGGGAATGATAAATATTATGCCCGAGTCAAAGTGATCCAAACCGTGATTCAGGCGATCGAGACGGAAATCAAACGGCGCAAATAA